The following coding sequences are from one Shewanella putrefaciens window:
- the yidD gene encoding membrane protein insertion efficiency factor YidD: protein MAQTQSPLQWLATTLIRGYQIFISPILGPRCRFNPTCSHYAIEAIKVHGTAKGCWFALKRILKCHPLHPGGSDPVPPKNDRCNK, encoded by the coding sequence ATGGCGCAAACTCAGTCGCCGCTACAATGGCTAGCGACCACGTTAATTCGTGGCTATCAAATCTTCATTAGCCCTATACTGGGCCCTCGTTGTCGTTTCAATCCCACTTGCTCTCATTACGCCATTGAAGCAATAAAAGTGCACGGAACCGCGAAAGGTTGTTGGTTTGCATTGAAACGCATATTAAAATGTCACCCTTTACATCCCGGCGGTAGCGATCCCGTCCCCCCTAAAAATGACAGGTGTAATAAAT